A single window of Capsicum annuum cultivar UCD-10X-F1 unplaced genomic scaffold, UCD10Xv1.1 ctg11102, whole genome shotgun sequence DNA harbors:
- the LOC124890062 gene encoding uncharacterized protein LOC124890062 → MGPFEASYERRCRLPIGWFEVGKAAVSGPDTVFKPMEKVKLIWERVLNRVGQVAYEIELPADLSPVHPIFHVFMVKKNIGDSVVVYPLESFDIQDNLSYDEVLVEILGYQ, encoded by the exons ATGGGTCCATTTGAGGCTTCATATGAAAGGCgatgtagattacccataggttggtttgaagtgggtaaagccGCAGTGAGTGGACCTGATACTGTGTTTAAgcctatggagaaagttaagctaaTTTGGGAAAG agttttgaatcgtgttgggcAAGTAGCTTACGAGATTGAATTGCCTGCCGATTTGTCACCTGTCCATCCTATCTTTCACGTTTTTATGGTCAAGAAGAACATTGGAGATTCTGTTGTTGTTTATCCATTAGAAAGTTTCGATATTCAGGATAACCTTTCGTACGATGAAGTTCTGGTTGAAATCCTAGgttatcaa